Proteins encoded within one genomic window of Acinetobacter sp. WCHA55:
- a CDS encoding L,D-transpeptidase family protein — translation MFVRTILAMSLSCILAGTAFAASTTEQPLTPKKIIDTSVQDPIDPLATDVASASTAVANNQITAKEQADLNQASQTLDQLEQSEDKTADVGAAPSKTSTVPTTTTTTNPAAAKASWTLNGLNSAEWFDNIGKGQFPVYARAHVMLNNAHASPGAIDGMSGKNTLKAIASFQQMSGLKATGTLTKETWDALLASQGSKPAFIEYTITEADLKGPYAASIPRDYALQAKMKGLYYTRVTEMLGEKFHMDEDFLQKLNPKATFKKAGEKIIVANIRNEVPEDIHLIVAHKGAKQLYLFNSRNQMIGSFPATIGSSDTPSPTGTYKVTGVAPNPWYSYSPSNFVQGKNLKPLSLPPGPNGPVGNIWIGLSKKSFGIHGTPNPSAISKTASHGCIRLTNWDANDLGKKVKSGVTVKFLE, via the coding sequence ATGTTCGTTCGCACAATACTCGCGATGAGTTTAAGTTGCATTCTTGCTGGTACAGCGTTTGCTGCATCTACTACTGAACAACCCTTGACGCCAAAAAAGATCATTGATACTTCAGTACAAGATCCTATTGATCCTTTAGCAACAGATGTCGCTTCAGCTTCTACTGCGGTTGCAAACAACCAAATTACAGCAAAAGAACAAGCAGACTTAAACCAAGCCTCGCAAACTTTAGATCAACTTGAACAATCTGAAGACAAGACAGCTGACGTTGGTGCTGCACCAAGCAAAACCAGCACTGTACCGACCACGACGACGACGACCAATCCTGCTGCGGCAAAAGCATCGTGGACATTAAATGGTTTAAATAGTGCAGAATGGTTCGACAACATTGGTAAAGGCCAATTTCCTGTCTATGCACGTGCTCACGTGATGCTCAATAATGCGCATGCGTCTCCAGGTGCAATTGATGGCATGAGCGGTAAAAACACCCTCAAAGCAATTGCTTCGTTCCAGCAAATGAGCGGCTTAAAAGCAACAGGTACCTTAACCAAAGAAACTTGGGATGCTCTACTGGCAAGCCAAGGTTCTAAACCTGCATTTATTGAATACACCATTACCGAAGCAGACCTAAAAGGTCCTTATGCTGCATCAATTCCACGCGATTACGCACTACAAGCCAAAATGAAAGGTTTGTATTACACTCGCGTGACTGAAATGTTAGGCGAAAAGTTCCATATGGATGAAGACTTCTTGCAGAAGTTAAATCCAAAAGCAACCTTCAAAAAAGCGGGCGAAAAAATTATTGTGGCGAATATCCGCAATGAAGTGCCGGAAGACATCCATTTGATTGTTGCGCACAAAGGTGCAAAACAGCTGTATTTATTTAACAGCCGCAACCAAATGATCGGTTCTTTCCCTGCAACCATTGGTAGTTCAGACACTCCGTCTCCAACGGGTACCTATAAAGTCACTGGTGTTGCGCCAAATCCATGGTATAGCTACTCACCAAGTAACTTTGTACAGGGCAAAAACTTAAAACCACTTTCTCTACCACCAGGTCCGAATGGTCCTGTAGGGAATATCTGGATTGGTTTAAGCAAAAAATCATTTGGTATCCACGGTACACCAAACCCTTCTGCTATTTCTAAAACAGCATCACACGGTTGTATCCGTTTGACCAACTGGGATGCCAATGATCTTGGTAAAAAAGTGAAGTCTGGTGTAACAGTTAAATTCTTAGAATAA
- a CDS encoding SDR family NAD(P)-dependent oxidoreductase translates to MKKNMKTAWITGGSSGIGLELTKRLLKDKYQVCIFAHAGIEQAITELQKLSPAVCGFEIDVQNESTLDAKFSEAVATFGTPDLLINSAGISIAKSFEDMSSEEFLRQININLVGSRNVAHAALPYLKQTVQQGNTPKIVFIASAAGLVGCYGYTGYCASKFGVIGLAEVLRMELRSEKIEVAVVCPPEVDTPLVTEERKNGSPVTAALKQLGGSMPVEKACQEIYNGIFTSQFMIIPGAQLRILTKISRVIPDVYRSQIDKKLDKILNNLRAS, encoded by the coding sequence ATGAAAAAGAATATGAAAACAGCGTGGATCACAGGTGGCAGTAGCGGCATTGGTCTTGAACTGACGAAACGTCTACTTAAGGACAAATATCAAGTATGCATTTTCGCTCATGCTGGTATTGAACAAGCTATTACAGAATTGCAAAAGCTCTCTCCTGCTGTATGTGGTTTTGAAATAGACGTGCAAAATGAAAGCACACTAGATGCAAAATTTTCAGAAGCAGTAGCTACATTTGGTACGCCCGATTTGTTGATTAATTCTGCTGGTATTAGTATTGCTAAATCTTTTGAAGACATGAGTTCTGAAGAATTTTTACGCCAAATTAATATTAACCTGGTCGGTAGTCGTAACGTTGCACATGCAGCTTTACCGTACTTAAAACAAACTGTTCAGCAAGGTAACACACCTAAAATCGTGTTTATTGCTTCAGCTGCAGGCTTGGTTGGTTGCTATGGTTATACGGGTTACTGTGCATCTAAATTTGGTGTGATTGGATTGGCTGAAGTACTCCGTATGGAACTTCGTAGTGAGAAAATTGAAGTTGCTGTAGTTTGCCCACCAGAAGTAGACACGCCGTTGGTGACTGAAGAGCGCAAGAATGGTTCACCTGTAACAGCTGCATTAAAACAGTTAGGTGGTAGCATGCCTGTTGAAAAAGCTTGTCAAGAAATTTACAACGGTATTTTCACCTCTCAGTTTATGATTATTCCAGGTGCACAACTGCGAATTTTGACTAAGATTTCACGAGTCATACCAGATGTATATCGCAGTCAAATTGACAAAAAACTAGATAAAATTCTCAACAATTTACGTGCAAGTTAA
- a CDS encoding DUF4105 domain-containing protein gives MKSVVLLSSVLFSTTIFAQAPSSAEFYIEKAQQLKLASNVTWQRLMYANTSSGQSEVTYRPFFYSAHGQTQLKQELDANIAALFTPAEANQSIQCRFPARSKWLIGQLDIEANLLPKAACPELDEWLEQIKPYKATLIYATDFMGNPSSMFGHTLLRLDPKDQKQLNLVSYAVNYAATVANSDSFSFAWKGLTGQYPGEYSLMPYYRKVKEYGDLESRDLWEYELALTPAETQTMVEHIWELKHVQFPYYFISDNCAYRLLGLIDLVRPEVNLQKKFKTAAIPVETIKAVNENHLIAESVYRPALETQLLAQAKQHGQALAAAAYQVAQLEPAQMQDYLNRYAMVDQARILEMAYDHVYLQLIAQKITAEDAQPRIRQLLGLRSQIDLEKQRQVVEAPKVDPVKGHQARTVQLEAGEVQGDSYFQLSHRQAYHDLIDPQGGFRLGTQLKFLEGSLEYRDDRLKLQELNVLEVNAYSPLTAFKTPLSWGFNMGWQQEALDREGAFSEQDQHGVFNLSSQFGYSVADQDRQHLCYAQLQNHIQAGKALDRGWRLGLGPTVGCQNIWTEHVNSLVQLELPYWEDSHQWQVRLNTQLQYLFNQQNALRFHWQYQQQKGKDWNQTGLSYIHFF, from the coding sequence ATGAAATCTGTTGTCCTCCTCTCAAGCGTGCTATTCAGCACCACCATCTTTGCTCAAGCACCTAGCTCAGCAGAGTTTTATATTGAAAAAGCACAGCAGCTTAAGCTTGCCTCAAATGTAACTTGGCAACGTTTGATGTATGCCAATACGTCATCAGGACAAAGTGAAGTCACTTACCGTCCGTTCTTTTACAGTGCGCACGGACAAACTCAGCTCAAACAAGAGCTTGATGCCAATATTGCAGCACTTTTTACTCCTGCTGAAGCCAATCAATCGATTCAATGTCGCTTTCCAGCCCGTTCAAAATGGCTCATAGGACAACTGGATATCGAAGCGAATCTACTTCCTAAAGCTGCATGTCCTGAGCTGGATGAGTGGCTTGAGCAAATTAAGCCTTATAAGGCGACTTTAATTTACGCCACGGACTTTATGGGCAATCCCAGTTCGATGTTTGGGCATACCTTGTTAAGGCTTGATCCTAAAGACCAAAAACAGCTAAATTTAGTCTCTTATGCTGTGAATTACGCAGCGACAGTGGCCAATAGCGACAGCTTTTCTTTTGCATGGAAGGGCTTAACAGGGCAGTATCCGGGTGAGTATTCACTCATGCCGTACTACCGGAAAGTGAAAGAATATGGCGATTTGGAAAGCCGCGATTTGTGGGAGTACGAGTTAGCTCTTACACCAGCAGAAACCCAAACCATGGTTGAACATATTTGGGAGCTCAAGCATGTACAATTTCCTTACTATTTTATCAGTGATAACTGTGCCTATCGTTTACTGGGTTTAATTGATTTGGTGCGGCCAGAGGTCAACCTACAAAAAAAATTTAAAACCGCTGCGATTCCTGTTGAGACTATTAAGGCAGTCAATGAAAACCATCTAATTGCAGAAAGTGTTTACCGTCCTGCTTTAGAAACGCAGTTGTTGGCACAAGCTAAGCAGCATGGTCAAGCTTTGGCTGCTGCGGCGTATCAGGTTGCGCAACTTGAACCGGCTCAAATGCAAGACTATTTGAATCGTTATGCTATGGTGGATCAGGCGCGTATTTTAGAAATGGCCTATGACCATGTGTATTTACAGTTAATTGCACAGAAGATCACGGCAGAAGATGCTCAACCGCGCATTCGACAACTGCTGGGTTTGCGTAGTCAGATTGATTTGGAAAAGCAGCGTCAAGTGGTTGAAGCGCCAAAAGTGGATCCAGTAAAAGGCCATCAGGCACGAACTGTTCAGCTTGAAGCGGGCGAGGTACAAGGTGACTCTTATTTCCAACTAAGTCATCGTCAGGCCTATCATGACTTGATTGACCCACAAGGCGGTTTCCGTTTAGGGACACAGCTTAAGTTTCTAGAGGGTAGCCTCGAATATCGCGATGATCGACTGAAGTTACAAGAGCTAAATGTGCTGGAGGTTAATGCTTACAGTCCACTGACTGCCTTTAAAACTCCATTAAGTTGGGGTTTTAATATGGGGTGGCAACAAGAGGCATTAGATCGAGAGGGTGCATTTAGTGAACAGGATCAACACGGGGTATTTAATCTATCCAGTCAGTTTGGCTATAGTGTGGCAGATCAAGATCGTCAACACTTATGCTATGCACAATTGCAAAATCATATACAAGCAGGCAAGGCCTTAGATCGAGGCTGGCGTCTTGGGCTAGGGCCAACAGTAGGCTGTCAAAATATCTGGACTGAACATGTTAATAGTTTGGTACAGCTCGAACTGCCATATTGGGAAGATAGTCATCAATGGCAAGTCAGACTGAACACTCAACTGCAATATCTATTCAATCAGCAAAATGCGTTGAGGTTTCATTGGCAGTATCAACAGCAAAAAGGAAAAGATTGGAATCAGACAGGTTTGAGTTATATCCATTTCTTTTAG
- the hemE gene encoding uroporphyrinogen decarboxylase — protein MTTLKNDRFLRALLREPVDTTPVWMMRQAGRYLPEYRATRAHAGDFLSLCKNNDFACEVTLQPLRRYELDAAILFSDILTVPDALGLGLYFEAGEGPKFNKTVRTEQDVANLPKFNATSDLDYVMNAVKTIRSALGGQVPLIGFSGSPWTLATYMVEGGSSKDFRFTKQMMYAQPEVLHALLDRLADAVIDYLNAQIDAGAQAVQIFDSWGGALAHREYLEFSLKYMQKIVAGLKRENEGRKVPVILFTKGGGQWLEPMVATGADAFGLDWTTPLNVARQTVAGRAALQGNLDPATLYGSHETIVKATKAMLDDAYAGGEKTGYVANLGHGITQWVDPENPKAFIDTVHEYSAKYL, from the coding sequence ATGACGACGCTTAAAAATGATCGTTTTCTACGTGCTTTATTACGTGAACCTGTAGATACCACACCCGTCTGGATGATGCGTCAAGCTGGACGTTATTTACCTGAATATCGAGCAACTCGTGCTCATGCGGGTGACTTCCTTTCGCTGTGTAAAAATAACGATTTTGCATGTGAAGTAACTTTACAGCCTTTACGCCGTTATGAGCTCGACGCTGCCATTTTATTTTCAGATATTTTAACTGTACCTGACGCTTTGGGGTTAGGGCTTTATTTTGAAGCTGGGGAAGGGCCTAAATTTAATAAAACGGTTCGTACTGAACAAGACGTAGCGAATTTACCGAAGTTTAATGCCACGTCTGATCTCGACTATGTGATGAATGCGGTCAAGACGATTCGTTCAGCACTTGGTGGACAAGTGCCATTAATTGGCTTTTCAGGTAGTCCTTGGACACTGGCAACTTATATGGTTGAAGGTGGTTCGAGCAAAGATTTTCGTTTCACCAAGCAAATGATGTATGCGCAACCTGAAGTTTTGCATGCGCTGCTCGATCGTTTGGCTGATGCAGTAATTGACTATCTAAATGCGCAAATTGATGCAGGTGCTCAAGCTGTACAGATTTTTGACAGTTGGGGCGGGGCATTGGCACACCGTGAATATTTAGAATTTTCTTTAAAATATATGCAAAAAATTGTTGCGGGTTTAAAGCGTGAAAATGAAGGACGTAAAGTTCCAGTCATTTTATTCACCAAAGGTGGCGGTCAATGGTTAGAACCAATGGTTGCGACTGGCGCGGATGCTTTTGGTCTAGATTGGACGACGCCATTAAATGTAGCTCGCCAAACGGTGGCTGGCCGTGCGGCACTGCAAGGCAACTTAGATCCTGCAACATTATATGGTTCGCATGAGACCATTGTGAAAGCCACCAAAGCCATGTTAGATGACGCTTATGCAGGCGGTGAGAAGACGGGTTATGTTGCAAACTTAGGTCACGGTATTACCCAGTGGGTTGACCCTGAAAACCCGAAAGCCTTTATTGATACTGTGCATGAATACAGTGCCAAATATCTCTAA
- the folE gene encoding GTP cyclohydrolase I FolE: MQQSYANILTAVGEDLTRPGLLDTPMRAAKAFSYLTSGYSKSLEEVTNNAVFPSDNREMVLVKNIEFYSLCEHHLLPFYGRVHIAYLPEGNVLGLSKFARITEMFARRLQIQENLTQQIAEAVAEVTGARGVAVMIDSAHMCMMMRGVGKQESTTRTVSFIGDFKTNKEERREFLSAVPESY; encoded by the coding sequence ATGCAGCAATCCTACGCTAACATCTTAACTGCCGTTGGTGAAGACCTAACCCGTCCAGGTCTCCTCGATACGCCTATGCGTGCTGCTAAAGCTTTTTCGTATTTGACGTCTGGTTATAGCAAAAGCTTAGAAGAAGTGACCAATAATGCGGTGTTTCCATCGGACAACCGTGAAATGGTACTGGTTAAAAATATTGAATTTTATTCACTCTGTGAACACCATTTATTGCCTTTCTATGGTCGCGTACATATTGCGTATTTACCTGAAGGCAACGTCCTTGGACTCTCTAAATTTGCACGCATTACCGAAATGTTTGCACGTCGTCTACAGATTCAAGAAAACCTGACACAGCAGATTGCAGAAGCAGTTGCAGAAGTGACAGGTGCACGTGGTGTAGCCGTGATGATTGATTCGGCACATATGTGCATGATGATGCGCGGTGTCGGCAAGCAAGAATCAACTACTCGCACGGTTTCTTTTATTGGTGACTTTAAAACCAATAAAGAAGAACGTCGGGAGTTTTTAAGTGCAGTCCCTGAAAGCTATTAA
- a CDS encoding DUF3015 family protein: MLKKIALAAVLAVGSTATFADNDVGCGIGSEIWAGQSGKVAKLLAGTTNGIFANQLFGITFGTLGCSGTGTVTAQAVTFTNENAEALARDMAVGEGESLNVLAELLNIQSGDKARFFEVSKQNFAKIYSAENQDALQVLASLQAVMATDDVLKAYV; the protein is encoded by the coding sequence ATGTTGAAAAAAATAGCATTGGCTGCGGTTTTGGCAGTTGGTTCGACCGCTACATTTGCAGATAATGATGTCGGTTGTGGTATTGGTTCAGAAATTTGGGCTGGTCAGTCAGGTAAAGTCGCTAAGCTCTTAGCGGGTACAACAAACGGTATTTTTGCTAACCAACTTTTTGGTATCACTTTTGGTACTTTAGGGTGTAGTGGTACAGGTACTGTGACTGCTCAGGCTGTAACATTTACAAACGAAAATGCAGAAGCATTGGCGCGTGACATGGCAGTTGGTGAGGGCGAAAGTCTGAATGTCCTTGCTGAATTACTCAACATTCAATCTGGTGATAAAGCACGTTTCTTTGAAGTTTCTAAACAAAACTTTGCAAAAATCTATTCAGCTGAGAACCAAGATGCACTTCAAGTGTTAGCATCATTACAAGCTGTAATGGCAACTGATGACGTATTAAAAGCATACGTTTAA
- a CDS encoding diguanylate cyclase, with the protein MNDQCMAELAEQWGKICQHYSVKDHVKAQNFIQQHSSVLVNEFYSNIVLEPEAADFFKDDIIQQRLKKSLNQWLVESFDVAVNETYYAAVEKQQKVGQVHARVGIPSWLIMRGIREIENKILELLAELPRDNNHHMLSYMLQIMGFATEIMCRSYEANTERSHEVKHSYRLFSAMQDVAVQKDKQRSILLDWENELMFKVFSEHPQLQHIALSKSEFGLWFVHKAAYAFTGAEQVETIIRLIQQVDTLNFDVLDCQDQNHKIERIQEIRDVNRQIQHLVDQLFQVTEYIDSGNDSLTQLLNRRYLSTIVSREINFARKNDAALSLLAIDADYFKRINDKYGHTAGDLALRFIAEVLLGVAKGSDYAFRIGGEEFLLLLVDSDLNRALQVAETIRMRIQETPIRTTHGQSFSFTVSIGCTVYNGHPDYQRFLDTADSALYAAKNKGRNCTHVTEKVLSV; encoded by the coding sequence ATGAATGATCAATGCATGGCTGAATTGGCCGAGCAGTGGGGGAAAATTTGCCAACATTATTCAGTGAAAGATCACGTTAAAGCACAAAATTTTATTCAGCAACATTCGTCTGTATTGGTTAATGAGTTTTATAGCAATATTGTCTTGGAACCCGAGGCTGCAGATTTTTTTAAAGATGACATTATTCAACAGCGCTTAAAAAAAAGTTTAAACCAATGGCTCGTTGAAAGTTTCGACGTGGCTGTGAATGAAACTTATTATGCGGCGGTTGAAAAGCAACAAAAAGTTGGGCAGGTACATGCGCGAGTGGGCATTCCTTCTTGGTTGATCATGCGCGGTATTCGTGAGATTGAAAACAAGATTTTGGAACTATTGGCTGAACTTCCGCGAGATAATAACCACCACATGCTCAGTTATATGCTGCAAATTATGGGTTTTGCCACTGAAATCATGTGCAGATCTTATGAGGCGAATACTGAGCGGAGCCATGAAGTTAAGCATAGTTATCGTTTATTTTCTGCAATGCAAGATGTCGCAGTACAAAAAGATAAGCAGCGCAGCATTTTGCTCGACTGGGAAAATGAGTTGATGTTTAAAGTCTTCTCCGAGCATCCGCAGTTGCAACACATTGCTTTGTCTAAGTCAGAATTTGGTTTATGGTTTGTACATAAAGCTGCGTATGCATTTACGGGAGCAGAGCAAGTTGAGACCATTATCAGGTTGATTCAACAGGTCGACACTCTCAATTTTGACGTGCTCGACTGTCAAGATCAGAATCATAAGATAGAACGCATTCAAGAAATTCGTGACGTGAACCGACAGATTCAGCATTTGGTCGATCAACTGTTCCAAGTGACTGAATATATAGATTCAGGCAATGACTCTCTGACCCAGCTGTTAAACCGTCGTTATTTAAGTACGATTGTGTCGCGTGAAATTAATTTTGCCCGTAAAAATGATGCGGCACTCAGTCTATTGGCAATCGACGCGGATTATTTCAAACGTATCAATGATAAATATGGACATACAGCAGGAGACTTGGCACTACGTTTTATTGCTGAAGTCTTGTTGGGTGTAGCGAAGGGGAGTGACTATGCTTTCCGTATTGGTGGCGAAGAGTTTTTATTGCTGTTGGTCGATAGTGATCTCAACCGTGCTTTACAAGTCGCTGAAACGATTCGCATGCGAATACAGGAAACCCCAATTCGTACTACTCATGGGCAAAGTTTTAGTTTTACCGTTAGTATCGGCTGTACGGTTTATAATGGTCATCCTGACTATCAACGCTTTTTAGATACAGCCGATTCGGCACTCTATGCAGCTAAGAATAAAGGGCGCAACTGTACTCATGTGACCGAAAAAGTTCTGAGTGTGTAA
- a CDS encoding DUF817 family protein: MTILKSCFEFSSKAVSAALFGILLLLAFAFTASIGSQEYFGFFRYDYLLFYAVLIQVCLLYLKLESWAEAKVITLFHVMAMVMEIFLTHPQIASWQYPHPAVFKILTVPLFAGFMYSAVGSFFARSLRLYQVSFECLPRFSSMLTLAMLSYINFMSKFFVPDIRYFLFAWSVVLFWKTKIGFELQQHRFQLPMLPVLLLLAFIIWIAENISTFYQIWLYPSQVDAWHMVGWGKLGSWYLLLLLSLVLVLRILGKRDLRGNWSLYRS; encoded by the coding sequence ATCACGATTTTAAAATCATGTTTTGAGTTCTCATCTAAGGCAGTTTCGGCTGCCTTATTTGGGATATTGCTGTTATTGGCTTTTGCGTTTACAGCCAGTATAGGAAGTCAGGAATATTTCGGCTTTTTCCGTTATGACTATCTACTGTTTTATGCTGTGCTGATTCAAGTTTGTCTGCTCTATTTAAAACTTGAGTCTTGGGCCGAAGCCAAAGTGATTACGCTATTTCACGTGATGGCAATGGTGATGGAAATCTTTTTGACCCATCCACAAATTGCGTCTTGGCAGTATCCACATCCCGCCGTGTTTAAAATTCTCACTGTGCCCTTATTTGCAGGTTTTATGTATTCGGCTGTAGGCAGTTTTTTTGCGCGTTCATTACGTCTCTATCAAGTTTCTTTTGAATGTTTACCCCGTTTCTCCTCCATGTTGACGTTGGCGATGTTGTCTTATATCAATTTCATGTCCAAGTTTTTTGTTCCTGATATTCGTTATTTTTTATTTGCGTGGAGTGTAGTGCTGTTTTGGAAAACCAAGATTGGCTTTGAATTACAGCAGCATCGTTTTCAACTGCCGATGTTACCCGTACTTCTACTGTTGGCTTTTATTATTTGGATTGCAGAAAACATCAGTACTTTTTACCAAATTTGGTTGTACCCAAGTCAAGTCGATGCATGGCATATGGTCGGTTGGGGTAAGTTGGGTTCTTGGTATTTATTGCTACTCTTAAGTTTAGTCCTGGTCTTAAGAATTTTAGGCAAACGAGACCTACGCGGTAATTGGTCGTTATATCGCTCATAA
- a CDS encoding DUF1304 domain-containing protein — MMGQILIALIALLHVYILVLEMFLWDKPYGLKAFGNTPEKAQLTKVMAQNQGLYNGFLAAGLFWALCAPETYALPLANFFLGCVLVAGIYGGLTASKKIIYIQAVPAILALLAVNFL, encoded by the coding sequence ATGATGGGACAAATTTTGATTGCTTTAATTGCACTGTTGCATGTGTATATTTTAGTTTTAGAGATGTTTTTATGGGATAAGCCCTATGGTTTAAAAGCCTTTGGCAATACGCCCGAAAAAGCACAACTGACCAAAGTCATGGCGCAAAATCAAGGTTTATACAATGGTTTCTTGGCTGCTGGTCTATTTTGGGCGTTATGTGCACCTGAAACTTATGCACTGCCATTGGCGAACTTCTTTTTAGGCTGTGTTTTGGTTGCTGGAATTTATGGTGGACTAACCGCTAGTAAGAAAATTATATACATTCAGGCAGTCCCTGCCATTTTGGCACTGCTTGCAGTGAATTTTCTCTAA
- a CDS encoding Smr/MutS family protein: MSKHDSSLSKEQFNLLKDFKKQITNSHSTAAKQSEAQAQVAPPEPEDDFALFQKQMQGVQKMETANIAKIEKNPKKKIDAQTLVKRAAAEGPMHTDATELSDTQAMLNPVASQAALSYRIATLQHKVFEDLKAGNIRWFEAVDLHGCTVEEARVAVLQVIQMAKDENQNVIKIVHGKGPEAILKTYVNGWLRQHRDVLAFVSAPEKQGGTGAVLVLLKRSEKNPKLKQ; this comes from the coding sequence ATGAGCAAACATGATTCATCGCTTTCTAAAGAGCAGTTTAATTTACTAAAAGACTTTAAAAAGCAAATCACTAACTCACATTCGACTGCCGCTAAACAGTCTGAGGCCCAAGCTCAAGTTGCTCCACCCGAGCCAGAGGATGATTTCGCATTATTTCAAAAACAAATGCAAGGTGTCCAAAAAATGGAGACTGCAAACATCGCTAAAATAGAAAAAAATCCAAAGAAAAAAATCGATGCACAAACTTTAGTAAAACGTGCAGCGGCTGAAGGCCCTATGCATACTGATGCAACCGAGCTTTCTGATACTCAAGCAATGCTCAACCCTGTAGCAAGCCAAGCCGCGCTCAGTTATCGGATTGCTACACTACAACACAAAGTATTTGAAGATTTAAAAGCGGGGAACATTCGTTGGTTTGAAGCAGTTGACTTGCATGGTTGCACCGTTGAAGAAGCCCGTGTCGCAGTTTTACAAGTGATTCAAATGGCCAAAGATGAAAATCAAAATGTGATTAAAATTGTACACGGCAAAGGTCCGGAAGCCATTTTAAAAACCTATGTGAATGGTTGGCTGCGTCAACACCGAGATGTGCTGGCTTTTGTGAGTGCGCCAGAGAAGCAAGGCGGTACAGGTGCAGTTTTAGTGTTACTAAAACGAAGTGAAAAGAACCCAAAGTTGAAACAGTAA
- a CDS encoding pirin family protein, with product MDAFIHRSQDRGHVNIGWLESKHSFSFGSWYNPKYMGVSSLRVINDDVIAAHQGFGQHPHDNMEILTCVLKGTITHKDSMGNHGGISAGEWQLMSAGTGVQHSEMNQGDEPVHLLQIWIIPNERDAAPNYQQIRLDRHEQPNQWHVICGPNENAAMHIRQDAEVKTAVLEKDQTLSIKATQHVNYIHVISGSIQVAEHTLHAGDAIAFLEASDVKALADAQVIWFDLPEVK from the coding sequence ATGGATGCTTTCATTCATCGTAGCCAAGACCGTGGTCATGTCAATATCGGCTGGCTAGAGTCTAAACACAGCTTTTCTTTTGGCAGTTGGTATAACCCTAAATATATGGGTGTGAGTTCTCTACGTGTCATCAATGACGACGTGATCGCGGCTCATCAAGGTTTTGGGCAACACCCCCATGACAATATGGAAATCTTGACCTGTGTTCTTAAAGGTACCATCACTCATAAAGACAGCATGGGCAACCATGGCGGTATTTCTGCGGGGGAATGGCAACTGATGAGTGCAGGTACTGGCGTACAGCACAGTGAAATGAATCAAGGTGATGAGCCAGTACATTTGCTACAAATTTGGATCATTCCAAATGAACGAGATGCAGCCCCAAATTATCAACAGATTCGTCTTGATCGGCATGAGCAACCGAATCAATGGCATGTGATTTGTGGTCCAAATGAAAATGCTGCAATGCATATTCGTCAAGATGCAGAAGTGAAAACGGCTGTACTTGAAAAAGATCAGACCCTTTCAATTAAAGCCACACAACATGTTAACTATATACATGTGATTTCTGGCTCAATCCAAGTGGCTGAACATACTCTTCATGCAGGTGACGCAATTGCGTTCTTAGAAGCAAGTGATGTTAAAGCCTTGGCAGATGCACAAGTGATTTGGTTTGATTTGCCTGAAGTCAAATAA
- a CDS encoding cupin domain-containing protein, whose translation MSAIWLAGHGLTQSEHSIDFPRPDRLIQGNPQRKTYSLYEHPHMGCGIWHCEVGSWNIQFSDNKQEFFQVIEGRIRIHDAHTQDFIEVKAGQAGIIPPSFIGTFEVVEAVKKYYVIVEV comes from the coding sequence ATGTCAGCAATTTGGTTAGCAGGTCATGGTTTGACCCAAAGCGAACATAGTATTGATTTTCCACGTCCTGACCGTTTAATTCAAGGTAATCCTCAGCGTAAGACATATAGCCTGTACGAACATCCACATATGGGATGCGGGATTTGGCACTGTGAAGTTGGGTCATGGAATATTCAATTTTCCGACAACAAACAAGAGTTTTTTCAAGTGATAGAAGGCCGCATCCGTATTCATGATGCCCACACTCAAGACTTCATTGAAGTCAAAGCAGGACAGGCAGGAATTATTCCACCAAGTTTTATCGGCACATTTGAAGTGGTTGAAGCTGTAAAAAAATATTATGTGATAGTTGAGGTATAA